The following coding sequences are from one Capsicum annuum cultivar UCD-10X-F1 chromosome 3, UCD10Xv1.1, whole genome shotgun sequence window:
- the LOC107863298 gene encoding uncharacterized protein LOC107863298 isoform X2: MEKYHKLHGYPSDFQFTKTKKSVACAQVGLPSSYPHQSIVPLSQHGNHNDQYHHVLHQFDQTHLSSSLPSDDSTDAEHSGFANFPDTRRSVTGFICFLGASPVSWKWKKQPTIFLSFAEAKYRAFRKVLLTILFFTSLACRHPPA, encoded by the exons ATGGAGAAATATCACAAACTCCATGGATATCCTTCAGATTTTCAGTTTACTAAGACTAAGAAATCGGTTGCATGTGCCCAAGTTGGCTTACCCTCTAGTTATCCTCACCAGTCTATTGTACCTCTATCTCAACATGGCAACCATAATGATCAGTATCATCATGTTTTGCATCAATTTGACCAAACTCACTTGTCTTCTAGTCTTCCATCAGATGACTCCACAGATGCAGAACATTCAGGGTTTGCTAATTTTCCAG ATACACGCAGGTCTGTCACTGGGTTTATTTGCTTCCTTGGCGCCAGTCCTGTTTCTTGGAAATGGAAGAAGCAACctaccatttttctttctttcgcTGAGGCTAAGTATAGAGCTTTTCGGAAG GTCCTGCTCACCATTCTCTTCTTCACAAGCTTGGCGTGTCGACACCCTCCAGCTTGA
- the LOC107863298 gene encoding uncharacterized mitochondrial protein AtMg00810 isoform X3: MSSFRWLVGKLNFLQHTRPDISFAVQYLSLQCPQIPYMLAAIHVIRYLMGCPDQDTRRSVTGFICFLGASPVSWKWKKQPTIFLSFAEAKYRAFRKVLLTILFFTSLACRHPPA; the protein is encoded by the exons ATGAG CTCCTTTAGATGGCTAGTTGGAAAGctcaattttcttcaacacaCGAGGCCTGACATCTCATTTGCAGTGCAATATTTAAGTTTACAATGCCCTCAAATTCCATATATGCTGGCAGCAATACATGTTATACGTTATCTCATGGGATGTCCTGATCAGG ATACACGCAGGTCTGTCACTGGGTTTATTTGCTTCCTTGGCGCCAGTCCTGTTTCTTGGAAATGGAAGAAGCAACctaccatttttctttctttcgcTGAGGCTAAGTATAGAGCTTTTCGGAAG GTCCTGCTCACCATTCTCTTCTTCACAAGCTTGGCGTGTCGACACCCTCCAGCTTGA
- the LOC107863298 gene encoding uncharacterized mitochondrial protein AtMg00810 isoform X4, translated as MSSFRWLVGKLNFLQHTRPDISFAVQYLSLQCPQIPYMLAAIHVIRYLMGCPDQDTRRSVTGFICFLGASPVSWKWKKQPTIFLSFAEAKYRAFRKLRTVG; from the exons ATGAG CTCCTTTAGATGGCTAGTTGGAAAGctcaattttcttcaacacaCGAGGCCTGACATCTCATTTGCAGTGCAATATTTAAGTTTACAATGCCCTCAAATTCCATATATGCTGGCAGCAATACATGTTATACGTTATCTCATGGGATGTCCTGATCAGG ATACACGCAGGTCTGTCACTGGGTTTATTTGCTTCCTTGGCGCCAGTCCTGTTTCTTGGAAATGGAAGAAGCAACctaccatttttctttctttcgcTGAGGCTAAGTATAGAGCTTTTCGGAAG CTCAGGACAGTTGGCTGA
- the LOC107863298 gene encoding uncharacterized protein LOC107863298 isoform X1, protein MDILQIFSLLRLRNRLHVPKLAYPLVILTSLLYLYLNMATIMISIIMFCINLTKLTCLLVFHQMTPQMQNIQGLLIFQIHAGLSLGLFASLAPVLFLGNGRSNLPFFFLSLRLSIELFGSSGQLADVLTKSLLGPAHHSLLHKLGVSTPSSLREVLRYNGHTRPNYYYLYPAQING, encoded by the exons ATGGATATCCTTCAGATTTTCAGTTTACTAAGACTAAGAAATCGGTTGCATGTGCCCAAGTTGGCTTACCCTCTAGTTATCCTCACCAGTCTATTGTACCTCTATCTCAACATGGCAACCATAATGATCAGTATCATCATGTTTTGCATCAATTTGACCAAACTCACTTGTCTTCTAGTCTTCCATCAGATGACTCCACAGATGCAGAACATTCAGGGTTTGCTAATTTTCCAG ATACACGCAGGTCTGTCACTGGGTTTATTTGCTTCCTTGGCGCCAGTCCTGTTTCTTGGAAATGGAAGAAGCAACctaccatttttctttctttcgcTGAGGCTAAGTATAGAGCTTTTCGGAAG CTCAGGACAGTTGGCTGATGTCCTTACCAAATCCCTGCTAGGTCCTGCTCACCATTCTCTTCTTCACAAGCTTGGCGTGTCGACACCCTCCAGCTTGAGGGAGGTGTTACGATATAATGGACACACGAGGCCCAACTATTACTATCTGTACCCGGCCCAAATCAATGGCTGA